From Vibrio maritimus, one genomic window encodes:
- a CDS encoding TraY domain-containing protein, producing the protein MLGKTTGIWFEIDEKTNRRLTASARTKRQEANFRLCDHLLKFDDSMKNRTTN; encoded by the coding sequence ATGCTAGGAAAAACAACAGGCATTTGGTTTGAAATCGACGAGAAGACAAACCGACGCCTCACCGCCTCAGCAAGAACGAAACGCCAAGAAGCCAATTTTAGGCTCTGCGATCACCTATTAAAATTTGACGACAGCATGAAAAACCGAACCACAAACTAA
- a CDS encoding TraY domain-containing protein, whose protein sequence is MLGKTTGIWFEIDEKANRRLTASAKANKRTKRQETNFRHCDHLSKFNDSMKSRTTN, encoded by the coding sequence ATGCTAGGAAAAACAACAGGCATTTGGTTTGAAATCGACGAGAAGGCAAACCGACGCCTCACCGCCTCTGCAAAAGCCAACAAAAGAACGAAACGTCAAGAAACCAATTTTCGGCACTGCGATCACCTATCAAAATTTAACGACAGCATGAAAAGCCGAACCACAAACTAG